The Desulfoscipio gibsoniae DSM 7213 genome contains a region encoding:
- a CDS encoding recombinase, with amino-acid sequence MEEFDDKIFNALVEKIEVLSPTHFVFVLKSGMIVEEIKDIDKI; translated from the coding sequence TTGGAAGAATTTGATGATAAAATTTTTAATGCGTTGGTGGAGAAGATAGAAGTTCTCTCGCCAACGCATTTTGTTTTTGTGCTGAAGAGCGGGATGATAGTGGAGGAAATAAAGGATATAGATAAAATATAA